A window of Streptomyces sp. DG1A-41 contains these coding sequences:
- a CDS encoding undecaprenyl-diphosphate phosphatase, with translation MSWFESLILGLVQGLTEFLPVSSSAHLRLTAAFSGWKDPGAAFTAITQIGTEAAVLIYFRKDIGRIISAWTRSLTNKALRSDPDARMGWLVIVGSIPIGVLGVTLKDQIEGPFRDLRITATMLIGMGIVLGVADRLAARDESGGRHRAPKQRKALEDLGVRDGLIYGVCQAMALVPGVSRSGATISGGLFMGYKREAAARYSFLLAIPAVLASGLFELKDATEGGHVSWGPTIFATVIAFAVGYAVIAWFMKFISTKSFMPFVWYRIALGIVIIVLVTMGVLSPHAAESAG, from the coding sequence ATGTCTTGGTTCGAATCACTCATCCTCGGACTCGTCCAGGGGCTGACCGAGTTCCTCCCCGTCTCCTCCAGCGCGCACCTGCGGCTGACGGCGGCCTTCTCGGGCTGGAAGGACCCGGGCGCGGCCTTCACCGCGATCACCCAGATCGGCACGGAGGCCGCCGTGCTGATCTACTTCCGCAAGGACATCGGGCGGATCATTTCGGCGTGGACGCGCTCGCTCACGAACAAGGCGCTGCGCAGCGACCCCGACGCGCGCATGGGCTGGCTGGTCATCGTCGGCTCGATCCCGATCGGTGTGCTCGGCGTGACGCTGAAGGACCAGATCGAGGGGCCGTTCCGCGATCTGCGGATCACCGCGACGATGCTGATCGGCATGGGCATCGTCCTGGGCGTCGCCGACCGGCTCGCCGCACGGGACGAGAGCGGCGGCCGGCACCGCGCGCCCAAGCAGCGCAAGGCCCTGGAGGACCTGGGCGTACGGGACGGGCTGATCTACGGCGTCTGCCAGGCCATGGCGCTCGTCCCGGGCGTCTCCCGCTCCGGCGCCACCATCAGCGGCGGCCTGTTCATGGGCTACAAGCGAGAGGCCGCGGCCCGCTACTCCTTCCTGCTCGCCATCCCCGCGGTACTCGCCTCCGGCCTGTTCGAGCTCAAGGACGCGACCGAGGGCGGCCATGTCTCGTGGGGGCCGACGATCTTCGCGACGGTCATCGCCTTCGCGGTCGGTTACGCGGTGATCGCCTGGTTCATGAAGTTCATCTCGACCAAGAGCTTCATGCCGTTCGTCTGGTACCGGATCGCGCTCGGCATCGTCATCATCGTGCTGGTGACGATGGGTGTGCTGAGCCCGCACGCGGCCGAGTCGGCGGGCTGA
- a CDS encoding DUF4291 domain-containing protein, with protein sequence MNDQNEPIQPNEPRFRIRARHTASTITVYQAYRPEIGGPAARHGRFPSSWKRDRMTWIKPSFLWMMYRCGWGTKEGQETVLAIEISREGFHWALRNACLSHHVPALHGDRADWKRQLRQAPARVQWDPERDLRLDPLPHRSLQLGLAGEAAARYADEWIVDIEDVTPLATEVHALVRAGELDSAARLLPEERPYPVEDEALARLRA encoded by the coding sequence GTGAACGATCAGAACGAACCGATACAACCGAACGAACCGAGATTCCGGATACGCGCCCGCCACACCGCGTCCACGATCACCGTCTACCAGGCCTACCGGCCGGAGATCGGCGGCCCCGCCGCCCGCCACGGCCGCTTCCCGTCGTCCTGGAAGCGCGACCGCATGACATGGATCAAGCCGTCGTTCCTGTGGATGATGTACCGCTGCGGCTGGGGCACCAAGGAGGGCCAGGAGACGGTCCTGGCGATCGAGATCAGCCGTGAGGGCTTCCACTGGGCGCTGCGCAACGCTTGCCTGTCCCATCACGTCCCCGCCCTGCACGGCGACCGGGCCGACTGGAAGCGGCAGTTGAGGCAGGCGCCGGCGCGGGTGCAGTGGGATCCGGAGCGGGACCTGCGACTCGACCCGCTGCCGCACCGGTCGCTCCAGCTGGGGCTCGCGGGGGAGGCGGCGGCGCGGTACGCCGACGAGTGGATCGTGGACATCGAGGACGTCACGCCGCTCGCCACGGAGGTCCATGCGCTGGTGCGTGCGGGTGAGCTCGATTCGGCCGCCCGGCTGTTGCCCGAGGAGCGGCCGTACCCCGTCGAGGACGAGGCGCTGGCGCGTCTGCGCGCCTAG
- a CDS encoding nuclear transport factor 2 family protein, with the protein MTQRVELATVRDRLAVDEVITDYAVAVDDGDWEAYRGLFVPQGRADYRSAGGIEGEAAAVAAWLAESMRLFPIRQHLIVNRRVRFGVWEQDTGDTAQVQADYVNPMATAGPAPDVVCGGRYAFALRRTIDGWRLSEVVVREKWRRLPEPQAAPVVN; encoded by the coding sequence ATGACACAGCGTGTGGAGCTCGCCACCGTGAGGGACCGGCTGGCCGTCGACGAAGTGATCACCGACTACGCGGTGGCGGTCGACGACGGTGACTGGGAGGCCTACCGGGGACTGTTCGTCCCTCAGGGACGGGCGGACTACCGCTCGGCCGGCGGCATCGAGGGGGAGGCAGCGGCGGTCGCCGCGTGGCTCGCCGAGAGCATGCGGCTGTTCCCGATACGACAGCACCTGATCGTCAACCGGCGGGTGCGCTTCGGTGTCTGGGAACAGGACACCGGCGACACGGCGCAGGTCCAGGCCGACTACGTCAACCCCATGGCCACCGCCGGGCCCGCCCCCGACGTCGTGTGCGGCGGCCGGTACGCCTTCGCGCTGCGGCGCACGATCGACGGCTGGCGGCTGAGCGAGGTGGTCGTACGGGAGAAGTGGCGGCGCCTTCCCGAGCCGCAGGCGGCACCTGTGGTCAACTGA
- the lnt gene encoding apolipoprotein N-acyltransferase translates to MKTLGHWLASPWRRSAAAVIAGALPVLAYPAPSLWWCAYVALVPWILLVRSAPTGKRAAYDGWCGGFGFMLAMHHWLLPFLHVFTFVLAALLGALWALWGWLVHRLLAGVPSRRRIAAALVVLPSGWLAVELVRSWQGLGGPWGMLGSSQWQVEPALRLASVGGVWLLSFLVVAVNVAIAVLVAVRQARVPALAGLVATAAATSAAWLLSPRPAVDGQVRIAVVQPGVVGGPDSGDRRFAREEQLTRRLAGQDVDLIVWGESSVGFDLGDRPDFARRLADLSRATGADILVNVDARRSDKPGIYKSSVLVGPDGLTGERYDKMRLVPFGEYIPARSLLGWATSVGKAAGEDRRRGSQPVVMNVGDDLRVGPMVCFETAFPDMTRHLTREGVDLLIGQSSTSTFQQSWAPEQHASLAALRAAETGRPMVHATLTGVSAVYGPSGQRVGSWLGTDASAAQIYEIPLAHGTTPYVRLGDWTVHAAMLILAVWAAGEGARALRLRRSAPEPRVRPARTVHGSPARPGR, encoded by the coding sequence ATGAAGACGCTCGGCCACTGGCTCGCCTCTCCATGGCGGCGCTCGGCCGCCGCCGTGATCGCGGGCGCCCTTCCCGTACTCGCCTATCCCGCCCCGTCCCTGTGGTGGTGCGCCTACGTCGCCCTGGTCCCCTGGATCCTGCTGGTGCGCAGCGCGCCGACGGGGAAACGGGCGGCGTACGACGGCTGGTGCGGCGGCTTCGGCTTCATGCTGGCCATGCACCACTGGCTGCTGCCCTTCCTTCACGTGTTCACGTTCGTCCTCGCCGCGCTGCTCGGCGCCCTGTGGGCCCTGTGGGGCTGGCTCGTGCACCGGCTGTTGGCAGGCGTGCCCTCGCGGCGGCGGATCGCGGCCGCTCTCGTCGTCCTGCCGTCCGGCTGGCTGGCCGTCGAGCTGGTCCGCTCCTGGCAGGGACTCGGCGGTCCCTGGGGCATGCTCGGCTCCAGTCAGTGGCAGGTCGAGCCGGCGCTGCGGCTGGCCTCGGTCGGCGGGGTGTGGCTGCTCAGCTTCCTGGTCGTGGCCGTCAACGTCGCGATCGCCGTCCTCGTCGCGGTCCGTCAGGCCCGCGTGCCCGCCCTGGCCGGTCTCGTCGCCACGGCCGCCGCCACCTCCGCCGCCTGGCTGCTCTCGCCCCGCCCCGCCGTCGACGGCCAGGTCAGGATCGCCGTGGTCCAGCCGGGCGTCGTCGGCGGCCCGGACAGCGGGGACCGCCGGTTCGCACGCGAGGAACAGCTCACCCGCCGGCTCGCCGGACAGGACGTCGACCTGATCGTCTGGGGCGAGAGCAGCGTCGGCTTCGACCTCGGGGACCGGCCCGACTTCGCCCGGCGGCTCGCGGACCTGTCCCGCGCGACGGGCGCCGACATTTTGGTCAACGTGGACGCCCGGCGCTCGGACAAGCCCGGCATCTACAAGAGCTCCGTCCTGGTCGGGCCCGACGGCCTCACCGGCGAGCGCTACGACAAGATGCGGCTCGTCCCCTTCGGCGAGTACATCCCGGCCCGCTCCCTGCTCGGCTGGGCCACCTCCGTCGGCAAGGCCGCGGGCGAGGACCGCAGGCGCGGCTCCCAGCCGGTCGTGATGAACGTGGGGGACGACCTGCGCGTCGGCCCGATGGTGTGCTTCGAGACGGCCTTCCCCGACATGACCCGCCACCTCACCCGGGAGGGCGTCGACCTACTGATCGGCCAGTCGTCGACGTCCACGTTCCAGCAGAGCTGGGCGCCCGAGCAGCACGCCTCCCTCGCCGCACTGCGCGCCGCCGAGACCGGCCGCCCGATGGTGCACGCGACGCTGACCGGTGTCTCCGCCGTCTACGGCCCGAGCGGGCAGCGCGTCGGCTCGTGGCTCGGGACGGACGCGTCCGCCGCGCAGATCTACGAGATTCCCCTCGCCCACGGCACCACGCCGTACGTCCGCCTCGGCGACTGGACCGTGCACGCGGCCATGCTGATCCTCGCCGTCTGGGCCGCCGGCGAGGGCGCACGGGCGCTGCGGCTCAGGCGCTCCGCTCCTGAACCGCGCGTACGACCCGCTCGCACAGTTCATGGGTCTCCAGCGCGTCCCGGGCGCTGA
- a CDS encoding Gfo/Idh/MocA family oxidoreductase → MKVGCIGLGDIAQKAYLPVLAFQPGVELHLQTRTPATLARVADGLHVPAERRHASLDSLLAAGLDAAFVHAPTIVHPEIVTRLLEAGVPTYVDKPLAYELDESARLVALAEEREVSLAVGFNRRHAPGYTQCADHPRELILMQKNRIGLPEEPRTMILDDFIHVVDTLRFLVPGEIDDVTVRARVRDGLLHHVVLQLAGDGFTALGVMNRLSGSAEEILEVSGQDTKRQVINLAEVVDHKGQPTVRRRGDWVPVARQRGIEQAVLAFLDAVRAGKVLSARDALETHELCERVVRAVQERSA, encoded by the coding sequence GTGAAGGTCGGCTGTATCGGACTCGGCGACATCGCGCAGAAGGCCTACCTTCCGGTCCTCGCCTTCCAGCCCGGGGTGGAGCTGCACCTCCAGACCCGCACGCCCGCCACGCTCGCCCGGGTCGCTGACGGCCTCCACGTCCCGGCGGAGCGGCGGCACGCCTCCCTCGACTCCCTCCTCGCGGCAGGCCTCGACGCCGCCTTCGTGCACGCGCCCACGATCGTGCACCCGGAGATCGTGACCCGCCTGCTGGAGGCGGGCGTGCCGACGTACGTCGACAAGCCGCTCGCCTACGAACTCGACGAGTCAGCGCGGCTGGTGGCGCTCGCCGAGGAGCGGGAGGTGAGCCTCGCCGTCGGCTTCAACCGGCGTCACGCCCCCGGCTACACGCAGTGCGCCGACCATCCGCGCGAGCTGATCCTGATGCAGAAGAACCGCATCGGGCTCCCGGAGGAGCCGCGCACGATGATCCTCGACGACTTCATCCACGTCGTCGACACCCTGCGGTTCCTGGTGCCCGGCGAGATCGACGACGTCACCGTGCGCGCCCGCGTCCGGGACGGCCTGCTGCACCACGTCGTGCTCCAGCTCGCCGGGGACGGCTTCACCGCGCTCGGCGTGATGAACCGGCTCAGCGGTTCGGCCGAGGAGATCCTGGAGGTGTCCGGGCAGGACACCAAGCGGCAGGTGATCAACCTCGCCGAGGTCGTCGACCACAAGGGGCAGCCGACCGTGCGGCGGCGCGGCGACTGGGTGCCGGTGGCCCGGCAGCGCGGCATCGAGCAGGCGGTGCTGGCCTTCCTGGACGCGGTGCGGGCGGGCAAGGTGCTCAGCGCCCGGGACGCGCTGGAGACCCATGAACTGTGCGAGCGGGTCGTACGCGCGGTTCAGGAGCGGAGCGCCTGA
- a CDS encoding DinB family protein translates to MTTERRMPATTADERTMLEGWLEFHRQTLAWKCEGLSDEQLRSCAVEPSELSLLGLVRHMADVERSWFRRVLANEDAPPIYFSDEDLDGEFHLTEADTHEEAHAAWQAEIETARSNAARFGLDDISEGKHRRTGERFNLRWIYTHMIEEYARHNGHADLIRERIDGSTGD, encoded by the coding sequence ATGACGACCGAACGCCGTATGCCTGCCACGACCGCCGACGAACGCACCATGCTGGAGGGCTGGCTGGAGTTCCACCGGCAGACCCTCGCGTGGAAGTGCGAGGGCCTGAGCGACGAGCAGCTCAGGTCCTGCGCCGTGGAGCCCTCCGAGCTGTCCCTGCTGGGGCTGGTGCGGCACATGGCGGACGTGGAGCGGAGCTGGTTCCGCCGGGTGCTGGCGAACGAGGACGCGCCGCCGATCTACTTCAGCGACGAGGACCTGGACGGCGAGTTCCATCTGACCGAGGCGGACACCCACGAGGAGGCACACGCCGCCTGGCAGGCCGAGATCGAGACCGCCCGGAGCAACGCGGCCCGCTTCGGCCTGGACGACATCTCCGAGGGCAAGCACCGCCGCACCGGCGAGCGGTTCAACCTGCGGTGGATCTACACCCACATGATCGAGGAGTACGCGCGGCACAACGGCCACGCCGACCTGATCCGCGAGCGCATCGACGGGTCGACCGGCGACTGA
- a CDS encoding uracil-DNA glycosylase, whose product MTDIAMLPESWRGVLGDELQQPYFKELTEFVEEERAKGPVHPPREEVFAALDATPYEDVKVLILGQDPYHGEGQGHGLCFSVRPGVRIPPSLRNIYKEMHEELGTPIPDNGYLMPWAEQGVLLLNAVLTVRGGEANSHKGRGWERFTDAVIRAVAGLPDPAVFVLWGNYAQKKLPLIDESRHVVVKGAHPSPLSAKKFFGSRPFTQINAAVAAQGHEPIDWTIPNLG is encoded by the coding sequence GTGACCGACATCGCCATGCTGCCCGAGTCCTGGCGCGGGGTTCTGGGTGACGAGCTTCAGCAGCCCTACTTCAAGGAGCTGACGGAGTTCGTCGAGGAGGAGCGGGCGAAAGGTCCCGTCCATCCGCCGCGCGAGGAGGTCTTCGCCGCGCTGGACGCCACGCCGTACGAGGATGTGAAGGTCCTCATCCTCGGGCAGGACCCGTACCACGGCGAGGGGCAGGGGCACGGGCTGTGCTTCTCGGTCCGGCCCGGTGTGCGGATCCCGCCGTCCCTGCGGAACATCTACAAGGAGATGCACGAGGAGCTGGGCACCCCGATCCCGGACAACGGCTATCTGATGCCGTGGGCCGAGCAGGGTGTCCTGCTGCTCAACGCGGTGCTCACGGTCCGCGGCGGCGAGGCCAACTCGCACAAGGGCCGGGGCTGGGAAAGGTTCACCGACGCGGTGATCCGCGCGGTGGCCGGCCTGCCCGACCCGGCGGTGTTCGTGCTGTGGGGGAACTACGCGCAGAAGAAGCTCCCGCTGATCGACGAGTCGCGGCACGTGGTGGTCAAGGGCGCGCATCCCTCGCCGCTGTCGGCGAAGAAGTTCTTCGGCTCGCGTCCGTTCACGCAGATCAACGCGGCGGTGGCGGCGCAGGGACACGAGCCGATCGACTGGACGATTCCGAACCTGGGCTGA
- a CDS encoding ABC transporter substrate-binding protein, protein MFNRNRCLRRVAAIASISSLVAGCGVLSSDTPEDEGPIVVGTTSAPSTLDPAASWDSSWELFRNIYQTLLSYPTGSSEPQPDAAEQCGFSDSSNQVYRCELREGLKFSNGDALDAQAVKYSFDRIRKINVNGGPAGLLGSLERVQAPNDREVIFHLNKPDATFPFVLATPAMSIVSPDAYPENSLREGSDVVGSGPYTLDSYEDGKEAVLVRNGGYKGYAERRNDAVTIRYFQDSGAMVKALRDEQIDVTYRGLAAGDVVDLQSKTSNEEEIQLVEGTGTDINYLVFNPKDSWARKKAVRQAIAQVVDRAAIAHKVYKDTVDPLYSMVPKGLTGHTTGFFDDYGDPDVGKARKILTDAGITQRVPLTFWYTSDRYGSETAAEFKELERQLEDSGLFAITLKSRPWKTYVDGYQKGEYPVFGRGWFPDFPDAENFIAPFVGEQNALGTPYPAPEITGDLLPRSRRESDRANVEKEFEEAQRILVDDARLLPLWQGRQYVAASRDVSGAERAMDPSTIMMMWELHRKTAW, encoded by the coding sequence GTGTTCAACCGGAACCGATGCCTGCGGCGGGTGGCGGCCATCGCGTCCATATCGTCCCTGGTCGCCGGGTGCGGCGTCCTGTCGTCCGACACTCCGGAGGACGAAGGGCCGATCGTCGTGGGCACCACCAGTGCCCCCAGCACGCTCGACCCTGCCGCCTCCTGGGACAGCTCCTGGGAGCTGTTCCGCAACATCTACCAGACGCTCCTGAGCTATCCGACCGGCTCGAGCGAGCCCCAGCCGGACGCCGCCGAGCAGTGCGGCTTCAGCGACTCCTCGAACCAGGTGTACCGCTGCGAGCTGCGCGAGGGCCTGAAGTTCTCCAACGGCGACGCGCTCGACGCCCAGGCCGTGAAGTACTCGTTCGACCGGATCCGCAAGATCAATGTCAATGGCGGCCCCGCCGGTCTGCTCGGCAGCCTCGAACGGGTCCAGGCGCCGAACGACCGCGAGGTGATCTTCCACCTCAACAAGCCGGACGCGACCTTCCCGTTCGTGCTCGCCACTCCCGCCATGTCGATCGTCTCCCCGGACGCCTACCCGGAGAACTCCCTGCGCGAGGGCAGCGACGTCGTCGGCTCCGGGCCGTACACCCTCGACTCGTACGAGGACGGCAAGGAAGCCGTCCTCGTCCGCAACGGCGGCTACAAGGGCTACGCGGAGCGCCGGAACGACGCGGTGACCATCCGCTACTTCCAGGACTCCGGGGCCATGGTCAAGGCCCTGCGGGACGAGCAGATCGACGTGACCTACCGCGGTCTGGCCGCCGGCGACGTCGTCGACCTCCAGAGCAAGACCTCCAATGAGGAGGAGATCCAGCTCGTCGAGGGAACCGGCACCGACATCAACTACCTGGTGTTCAACCCGAAGGACTCCTGGGCGAGGAAGAAGGCCGTGCGCCAGGCCATCGCACAGGTCGTCGACCGGGCCGCGATCGCCCACAAGGTCTACAAGGACACCGTGGACCCGCTGTACTCCATGGTCCCCAAGGGCCTCACCGGACACACGACGGGCTTCTTCGACGACTACGGCGACCCGGACGTCGGCAAGGCCCGCAAGATCCTCACCGACGCGGGCATCACCCAGCGGGTCCCGCTCACCTTCTGGTACACGAGCGACCGCTACGGCTCCGAGACCGCCGCGGAGTTCAAGGAGCTGGAGCGCCAGCTCGAGGATTCCGGCCTGTTCGCGATCACCCTCAAGAGCCGCCCCTGGAAGACGTACGTCGATGGCTACCAGAAGGGCGAGTACCCGGTGTTCGGCCGTGGCTGGTTCCCCGACTTCCCGGACGCCGAGAACTTCATCGCGCCGTTCGTCGGCGAGCAGAACGCGCTCGGTACGCCCTACCCGGCGCCCGAGATCACCGGCGATCTGCTGCCCCGGTCGCGCCGCGAGAGCGACCGCGCGAACGTGGAGAAGGAGTTCGAGGAGGCCCAGCGGATCCTGGTGGACGACGCGCGGCTGCTGCCGTTGTGGCAGGGCAGGCAGTACGTGGCGGCGAGCCGGGACGTCTCGGGCGCGGAGCGGGCCATGGACCCGTCCACGATCATGATGATGTGGGAGCTGCACCGCAAGACCGCCTGGTAG
- a CDS encoding SDR family oxidoreductase, with translation MTSAELSGKVALITGASRGIGYGVAEALVARGDRVCITGRNEDALKEAVEQLGSDRVIYVVGKAHDEAHQAVAVERTMEAFGRVDFLVNNAGTNPVFGPIADLDLNVARKVFETNVISALGFAQKTWHAWQKDNGGAIVNIASVAGLSPSPFIGAYGVSKAAMINLTVQLAHEFAPKVRVNAIAPAVVKTKFAQALYEGREEEAAAAYPLGRLGVPSDIGGAAAFLTSGQSDWVTGQTLVVDGGIFLNAGTG, from the coding sequence ATGACTTCCGCGGAACTCTCCGGCAAGGTCGCCCTGATCACGGGCGCCAGCCGCGGCATCGGCTACGGCGTCGCCGAGGCACTCGTCGCGCGCGGTGACCGCGTGTGCATCACCGGCCGCAACGAGGACGCCCTCAAGGAGGCCGTCGAGCAGCTCGGCTCCGACCGTGTGATCTACGTGGTGGGCAAGGCGCACGACGAGGCCCACCAGGCCGTCGCCGTCGAGCGCACGATGGAGGCCTTCGGCCGTGTCGACTTCCTGGTCAACAACGCCGGTACGAACCCGGTGTTCGGGCCGATCGCCGACCTCGACCTGAACGTCGCACGCAAGGTCTTCGAGACCAACGTGATCTCGGCGCTCGGCTTCGCCCAGAAGACCTGGCACGCCTGGCAGAAGGACAACGGCGGCGCGATCGTCAACATCGCCTCCGTCGCCGGCCTCTCGCCCTCGCCGTTCATCGGGGCGTACGGCGTCAGCAAGGCGGCGATGATCAACCTGACCGTGCAGCTCGCGCACGAGTTCGCGCCCAAGGTGCGGGTCAACGCGATCGCCCCGGCCGTCGTCAAGACCAAGTTCGCCCAGGCCCTGTACGAGGGCCGGGAGGAGGAGGCCGCCGCGGCCTACCCGCTCGGCCGGCTCGGCGTGCCCTCTGACATCGGCGGCGCGGCCGCGTTCCTCACCTCCGGGCAGTCCGACTGGGTCACCGGCCAGACGCTCGTCGTGGACGGCGGCATCTTCCTCAACGCCGGCACGGGCTGA
- the fabG gene encoding 3-oxoacyl-ACP reductase FabG produces MSTTEQRVAVVTGAARGIGAATAVRLAAEGRAVAVLDLDEAACKDTVEKITAAGGKAIAVGCDVSDEAQVEAAVARIVEELGAPTILVNNAGVLRDNLLFKMSVSDWDTVMNVHLRGAFLMSKACQKHMVDAGFGRIVNLSSSSALGNRGQVNYSAAKAGLQGFTKTLAKELGKFGVTANAVAPGFIATEMTKATAERVGMGFEDFKAAAATQIPVARVGEPEDIANAIAFFTGEAAGFVSGQVLYVAGGPLD; encoded by the coding sequence ATGTCCACCACTGAGCAGCGGGTCGCCGTCGTCACCGGTGCCGCGCGCGGGATCGGCGCCGCCACCGCCGTACGACTGGCCGCCGAGGGCCGCGCGGTCGCCGTGCTCGACCTCGACGAGGCGGCCTGCAAGGACACCGTCGAGAAGATCACCGCCGCCGGGGGCAAGGCCATCGCGGTCGGGTGTGACGTCTCGGACGAGGCGCAGGTCGAGGCGGCCGTCGCGCGGATCGTCGAGGAGCTCGGCGCGCCGACGATCCTGGTCAACAACGCCGGCGTGCTGCGCGACAACCTGCTGTTCAAGATGAGCGTCTCCGACTGGGACACCGTCATGAACGTGCACCTGCGCGGCGCCTTCCTGATGTCCAAGGCCTGCCAGAAGCACATGGTGGACGCGGGATTCGGCCGGATCGTCAACCTGTCGTCGTCCTCGGCGCTGGGCAACCGCGGTCAGGTCAACTACTCGGCGGCCAAGGCGGGCCTCCAGGGCTTCACCAAGACCCTCGCCAAGGAGCTCGGCAAGTTCGGCGTGACCGCCAACGCCGTCGCCCCCGGCTTCATCGCCACGGAGATGACCAAGGCCACCGCCGAGCGCGTCGGCATGGGCTTCGAGGACTTCAAGGCCGCAGCCGCCACCCAGATCCCGGTGGCGCGCGTCGGTGAGCCGGAGGACATCGCCAACGCCATCGCCTTCTTCACGGGCGAGGCGGCCGGGTTTGTCTCCGGCCAGGTGTTGTACGTGGCCGGCGGACCGCTCGACTAA
- a CDS encoding DUF3037 domain-containing protein: MSDRHIIRGGTRDRQIYEYAVLRVVPRVERGECINAGVLVYCRAESYVGARTHLDEARLLALDPRADVTGVRAALRAVEGMCAGGPAAGQAADDTPGRRFRWLVAPRSTIVQPGPVHTGLTTDPAAEAERLLDLLVR; the protein is encoded by the coding sequence GTGAGCGACCGGCACATCATCAGGGGCGGGACGCGCGACCGCCAGATCTACGAGTACGCCGTCCTGCGCGTCGTCCCGCGCGTCGAGCGCGGCGAGTGCATCAACGCCGGGGTGCTCGTCTACTGCCGCGCCGAGTCCTACGTCGGCGCCCGCACCCACCTCGACGAGGCCCGCCTGCTGGCCCTCGACCCCCGGGCCGACGTGACCGGCGTCCGCGCCGCGCTCCGGGCCGTCGAGGGCATGTGCGCGGGCGGCCCCGCGGCCGGCCAGGCGGCGGACGACACCCCCGGCCGCCGCTTCCGCTGGCTGGTCGCCCCACGCTCGACGATCGTCCAGCCCGGCCCCGTCCACACCGGCCTGACCACGGACCCGGCCGCGGAGGCGGAACGGCTGCTGGACCTGCTGGTCCGATGA
- a CDS encoding HipA family kinase, translated as MLKEVIATRFIAPLREGGSLPGLVEADDSGTYVLKFTGAGQGRKTLVAEVVCGELARRLGLRVPRLVTVELDAELGLGEPDQEVQSLLRSSGGTNLGMDFLSGALGFDPLAFPVGPEEAGRIVWFDALVNNVDRSWRNPNLLMWRGELWLVDHGAAMIWHHNWPGAEASAARPYEASDHALAHFRPDVATAAAELAPQVTEELLADVTAQIPDAWLTGEPGFDTPDDLRRAYARALLARAAVIHDRIQGIK; from the coding sequence ATGCTCAAGGAAGTGATCGCGACCCGTTTCATCGCGCCCCTGCGCGAGGGCGGTTCGCTGCCGGGACTCGTCGAGGCCGACGACTCCGGGACGTACGTCCTGAAGTTCACCGGCGCCGGACAGGGGCGCAAGACGCTCGTCGCCGAGGTGGTCTGCGGGGAACTCGCCCGCCGGCTGGGGCTGCGGGTGCCACGCCTGGTCACGGTCGAGCTCGACGCGGAGCTGGGCCTCGGCGAACCCGACCAGGAGGTGCAGAGCCTGCTCAGGTCCAGCGGCGGCACCAACCTCGGCATGGACTTCCTCTCCGGCGCGCTCGGCTTCGACCCGCTCGCCTTCCCGGTGGGTCCCGAGGAGGCCGGGCGGATCGTCTGGTTCGACGCGCTGGTCAACAACGTCGACCGGTCCTGGCGCAACCCCAACCTGCTGATGTGGCGGGGCGAGCTGTGGCTCGTCGACCACGGGGCGGCCATGATCTGGCACCACAACTGGCCCGGCGCGGAGGCCTCCGCTGCCCGCCCGTACGAAGCCTCCGACCACGCCCTCGCGCACTTCAGGCCCGATGTCGCCACCGCCGCTGCCGAGTTGGCGCCCCAGGTCACCGAGGAACTGCTCGCCGACGTCACCGCGCAGATCCCCGACGCCTGGCTCACGGGCGAGCCCGGCTTCGACACGCCGGACGACCTGAGGCGGGCCTACGCGCGAGCGCTGCTCGCACGGGCCGCCGTCATCCACGACCGCATCCAGGGGATCAAGTGA
- a CDS encoding Rieske (2Fe-2S) protein — MTSESVQPMSGPSRRAVVSAVGAAGLTVALTACGSQDEASDQSTEQGAAGGGATNEEGGSSAGAGAGGAALAKTADIPEGSGKIFKDEKVVVSQPTAGDFKAFSTICTHQNCPMVDLKDDIISCTCHGSQFSVLDGSVKKGPAVKPLEAKQVTVKGDSITLA; from the coding sequence ATGACCAGCGAATCAGTTCAGCCGATGTCGGGACCGAGCCGCCGTGCCGTCGTGTCGGCGGTGGGCGCGGCAGGGCTCACCGTGGCGCTGACGGCGTGCGGATCGCAGGACGAGGCGTCCGATCAGTCCACCGAACAGGGCGCCGCCGGCGGCGGCGCGACGAACGAGGAAGGCGGCTCGTCCGCCGGAGCGGGAGCCGGTGGTGCGGCGCTGGCCAAGACCGCCGACATCCCCGAGGGCAGCGGCAAGATCTTCAAGGACGAGAAGGTCGTGGTCTCCCAGCCGACCGCGGGCGACTTCAAGGCCTTCTCGACGATCTGCACCCACCAGAACTGTCCGATGGTGGACCTCAAGGACGACATCATCTCCTGCACCTGCCACGGCAGTCAGTTCTCCGTCCTCGACGGCAGTGTGAAGAAGGGGCCCGCGGTCAAGCCGCTGGAGGCGAAGCAGGTGACCGTGAAAGGCGACTCCATCACGCTCGCCTGA